Proteins from one Triticum aestivum cultivar Chinese Spring chromosome 7A, IWGSC CS RefSeq v2.1, whole genome shotgun sequence genomic window:
- the LOC123147918 gene encoding glucan endo-1,3-beta-glucosidase 14 isoform X2 yields the protein MAPFATSTRPASLQLSALLCVLLFSEVWVLQCSAAIGINYGQVGNNLPTPAQVVSLLSSLRVGKVRIYDVNPQVLAAFAGTGIELIVTVPNDLVQPMAASAGQAMQWATANIKPYFPATRVTGIAVGNEVFTDDDQALKASLVPAMRNLHAALAQLGMDGYVHVSTASSLGVLANSYPPSQGAFTPECAPLMLPFLRFLAETNAPFWINAYPYFAYKADPANVSLSYALSDPYHVGAVDPYTHLQYTSMLYAQVDAVTFAAARLGYGGIPVFVSETGWPSKGDADEVGATVENALAYNRNLLVRQVGNEGTPLRPRQRLEVYLFALFNEDMKPGPTSERNYGLYQPDGRMVYNVGLAQQQTTSAASLSLAASSAPPAMGAKGKHMRCRPEKKLVYAMWKALPPSTLEVVGWWASGRHGV from the exons ATGGCGCCATTTGCGACGTCGACGAGGCCGGCGTCCCTGCAGCTCTCTGCCCTCCTCTGCGTCCTCCTCTTCTCAG AGGTTTGGGTGCTGCAATGCAGCGCGGCGATCGGCATCAACTACGGGCAGGTGGGCAACAACCTGCCGACGCCGGCGCAGGTGGTGTCGCTGCTGTCGTCGCTGCGGGTGGGCAAGGTGCGCATCTACGACGTGAACCCGCAGGTGCTGGCGGCGTTCGCCGGCACGGGCATCGAGCTCATCGTCACCGTGCCCAACGACCTGGTGCAGCCCATGGCCGCCAGCGCGGGGCAGGCCATGCAGTGGGCCACCGCCAACATCAAGCCCTACTTCCCGGCCACGCGCGTCACGGGCATCGCCGTCGGGAACGAGGTGTTCACCGACGACGACCAGGCGCTCAAGGCCAgcctggtcccggcgatgcgcaaCCTGCACGCCGCGCTGGCCCAGCTGGGCATGGACGGGTACGTGCACGTCTCCACGGCCAGCTCCCTCGGCGTGCTCGCCAACTCGTACCCGCCGTCGCAGGGCGCCTTCACGCCGGAGTGCGCCCCCCTCATGCTCCCCTTCCTCCGCTTCCTCGCCGAGACCAACGCCCCCTTCTGGATCAACGCCTACCCCTACTTCGCCTACAAGGCCGACCCCGCAAA CGTGTCCCTGTCGTACGCGCTGTCGGACCCGTACCACGTCGGCGCGGTGGACCCCTACACGCACCTGCAGTACACGAGCATGCTGTACGCGCAGGTGGACGCGGTGACCTtcgcggcggcgcggctgggctACGGCGGCATCCCGGTGTTCGTGTCGGAGACGGGGTGGCCGTCCAAGGGCGACGCCGACGAGGTGGGCGCCACGGTGGAGAACGCCCTCGCCTACAACCGGAACCTGCTGGTGCGGCAGGTGGGCAACGAGGGCACGCCGCTGCGCCCCCGCCAGCGCCTCGAGGTCTACCTCTTCGCGCTCTTCAACGAGGACATGAAGCCCGGCCCCACCTCCGAGCGCAACTACGGCCTCTACCAGCCCGACGGCCGGATGGTCTACAACGTCGGCCTCGCCCAGCAGCAGACCACGTCGgcggcctccctctccctcgccgcctcctccgcgCCCCCCGCCATG GGGGCAAAAGGAAAGCATATGCGGTGTAGGCCAGAGAAAAAGCTTGTCTATGCGATGTGGAAGGCACTACCTCCCTCTACCCTCGAGGTCGTGGGGTGGTGGGCTTCTGGACGGCACGGCGTGTAA
- the LOC123147918 gene encoding glucan endo-1,3-beta-glucosidase 11 isoform X1 — translation MAPFATSTRPASLQLSALLCVLLFSEVWVLQCSAAIGINYGQVGNNLPTPAQVVSLLSSLRVGKVRIYDVNPQVLAAFAGTGIELIVTVPNDLVQPMAASAGQAMQWATANIKPYFPATRVTGIAVGNEVFTDDDQALKASLVPAMRNLHAALAQLGMDGYVHVSTASSLGVLANSYPPSQGAFTPECAPLMLPFLRFLAETNAPFWINAYPYFAYKADPANVSLSYALSDPYHVGAVDPYTHLQYTSMLYAQVDAVTFAAARLGYGGIPVFVSETGWPSKGDADEVGATVENALAYNRNLLVRQVGNEGTPLRPRQRLEVYLFALFNEDMKPGPTSERNYGLYQPDGRMVYNVGLAQQQTTSAASLSLAASSAPPAMDVGKDLTSLCLISALAILLTSQAFLLG, via the exons ATGGCGCCATTTGCGACGTCGACGAGGCCGGCGTCCCTGCAGCTCTCTGCCCTCCTCTGCGTCCTCCTCTTCTCAG AGGTTTGGGTGCTGCAATGCAGCGCGGCGATCGGCATCAACTACGGGCAGGTGGGCAACAACCTGCCGACGCCGGCGCAGGTGGTGTCGCTGCTGTCGTCGCTGCGGGTGGGCAAGGTGCGCATCTACGACGTGAACCCGCAGGTGCTGGCGGCGTTCGCCGGCACGGGCATCGAGCTCATCGTCACCGTGCCCAACGACCTGGTGCAGCCCATGGCCGCCAGCGCGGGGCAGGCCATGCAGTGGGCCACCGCCAACATCAAGCCCTACTTCCCGGCCACGCGCGTCACGGGCATCGCCGTCGGGAACGAGGTGTTCACCGACGACGACCAGGCGCTCAAGGCCAgcctggtcccggcgatgcgcaaCCTGCACGCCGCGCTGGCCCAGCTGGGCATGGACGGGTACGTGCACGTCTCCACGGCCAGCTCCCTCGGCGTGCTCGCCAACTCGTACCCGCCGTCGCAGGGCGCCTTCACGCCGGAGTGCGCCCCCCTCATGCTCCCCTTCCTCCGCTTCCTCGCCGAGACCAACGCCCCCTTCTGGATCAACGCCTACCCCTACTTCGCCTACAAGGCCGACCCCGCAAA CGTGTCCCTGTCGTACGCGCTGTCGGACCCGTACCACGTCGGCGCGGTGGACCCCTACACGCACCTGCAGTACACGAGCATGCTGTACGCGCAGGTGGACGCGGTGACCTtcgcggcggcgcggctgggctACGGCGGCATCCCGGTGTTCGTGTCGGAGACGGGGTGGCCGTCCAAGGGCGACGCCGACGAGGTGGGCGCCACGGTGGAGAACGCCCTCGCCTACAACCGGAACCTGCTGGTGCGGCAGGTGGGCAACGAGGGCACGCCGCTGCGCCCCCGCCAGCGCCTCGAGGTCTACCTCTTCGCGCTCTTCAACGAGGACATGAAGCCCGGCCCCACCTCCGAGCGCAACTACGGCCTCTACCAGCCCGACGGCCGGATGGTCTACAACGTCGGCCTCGCCCAGCAGCAGACCACGTCGgcggcctccctctccctcgccgcctcctccgcgCCCCCCGCCATG GATGTTGGAAAGGACTTGACGAGCCTGTGCCTCATCTCAGCTCTGGCCATCCTGCTCACCTCCCAGGCTTTCTTACTGGGATAG